ATGCCGTCCCGCAGGGTAGCGTCGATTATCCGTATCGGTTTCATCATCTTGCCCCTCCCTGCTTCAGGTCGGCGTATCGTTCGGCCACCGCCACCGCCGCCGCGGTGATGATGTCGAGGTTGCCCGAGTATTTTGGCAGATAGTCGCCGGCGCCTTCGACTTCGATCATCGCCACCACCCGCTCGCCGTCGGCGTAGGGGGGAACTTTAAGCCTATAGCCGGGCACGTACTGCTGCAGTTTACGGACCATTTCGTCGACCGACTTTTTGATTGCCTCGATGCGCGCCGTGTCGCATTTGGCGTAGATGGTGTTGCGCATCAGTATCGGCGGCTCGGCCGGGTTGAGGATGATGATGGCCTTGGCGTCGCCGGCGCCGCCTACTTTGACGAGGGCATTGCGGGTTGTCTGGGTGAATTCGTCGATGTTTTGCCGTGTACCAGGACCGGCGCTGCGGCTGCTGATGGTCGACACGATCTCGGCGTATTCAACCGGAGCCGCTTGGTTTATCGCGTACACAATCGGCACCGTTGCCTGGCCGCCGCAGGTAACCATATTTACATTCGGCTCGGCCATTAGCTGTTGATCCATGCCCACCGCGGGCACTATGTAGGGGCCTACCGCCGCCGGCGTGAGGTCGATGGCGAAAATGCCCGCCTGCTTGAGTTTGGGCGCATGAGCCAGATGAGGGCGGGCCCCGGTCGCATCGAAAGCAATGTCTATTTTATTTGTGGCATGAAAGGCGAGCAGCCCGTCGATGCCGTCGGCGGTAACGTCGATACCTTGCTCCTTAGCCATATTCATGCCAGGCGTATCGGCAATTATGCCTGCCATTAGCGCCAATTCTATATTACGGCTGCGGAAAATCTTTT
Above is a genomic segment from Sporomusaceae bacterium containing:
- a CDS encoding acetaldehyde dehydrogenase (acetylating); the protein is MDGKLRAAIIGPGNIGIDLMKKIFRSRNIELALMAGIIADTPGMNMAKEQGIDVTADGIDGLLAFHATNKIDIAFDATGARPHLAHAPKLKQAGIFAIDLTPAAVGPYIVPAVGMDQQLMAEPNVNMVTCGGQATVPIVYAINQAAPVEYAEIVSTISSRSAGPGTRQNIDEFTQTTRNALVKVGGAGDAKAIIILNPAEPPILMRNTIYAKCDTARIEAIKKSVDEMVRKLQQYVPGYRLKVPPYADGERVVAMIEVEGAGDYLPKYSGNLDIITAAAVAVAERYADLKQGGAR